The following are from one region of the Thalassospira sp. ER-Se-21-Dark genome:
- a CDS encoding GTP-binding protein, protein MAKEKFERTKPHVNVGTIGHVDHGKTTLTAAITKVLAEAGGASFQDYSMIDKA, encoded by the coding sequence ATGGCTAAAGAAAAGTTTGAGCGTACAAAACCGCACGTTAACGTTGGCACTATCGGCCACGTTGACCACGGTAAAACCACGCTGACCGCAGCAATCACCAAAGTTCTGGCAGAAGCCGGTGGCGCTTCGTTCCAGGACTACAGCATGATCGACAAGGC